The Armatimonadota bacterium genome includes a region encoding these proteins:
- a CDS encoding electron transfer flavoprotein subunit beta/FixA family protein, protein MKVLVPVKRVVDPYAKVRPLPDGSGLDTASVKFDVNPFDEIAVEEAVRMKEADPGVHVTVVSIGPAECEDQLRKVLAIGADEALLVETTDAMDSTVVAAELAAVVGQLKPDLVLMGKQATDDDCNQAGQMLAARLGWPQATFACKIVSQGGGIEVTRETDQGEETLSVPLPCVVTTDLRLNEPRYIALPGIIKARSKPLQKTARSTTAVPKTRVVSLKAPPPRPAGRKVGSVSELVAALKERGAL, encoded by the coding sequence ATGAAGGTCCTCGTACCCGTCAAACGCGTGGTCGACCCCTATGCGAAAGTCCGCCCCTTGCCGGACGGTAGCGGGCTCGACACGGCCTCGGTCAAGTTCGACGTGAACCCGTTCGACGAGATCGCGGTCGAGGAGGCCGTCCGGATGAAGGAGGCCGACCCCGGCGTCCATGTGACGGTCGTCTCCATCGGACCGGCCGAGTGCGAAGACCAGCTCCGCAAGGTCCTTGCGATCGGCGCCGACGAAGCCCTTCTGGTCGAAACGACCGACGCGATGGACTCCACCGTCGTCGCCGCTGAACTGGCGGCCGTGGTCGGTCAGCTCAAACCGGACCTCGTGCTCATGGGCAAGCAAGCGACGGACGACGATTGTAACCAAGCGGGCCAGATGCTCGCAGCCCGTCTCGGCTGGCCACAGGCCACGTTCGCTTGCAAGATCGTCTCTCAAGGCGGTGGCATCGAAGTGACCCGTGAGACCGACCAAGGCGAAGAGACGCTGTCGGTCCCGCTTCCCTGCGTCGTGACCACCGACCTCCGCCTGAACGAACCCCGCTACATCGCTTTGCCCGGCATTATCAAAGCGCGGTCCAAGCCGCTTCAAAAGACGGCACGATCCACGACGGCTGTTCCCAAGACCCGTGTCGTGTCCTTGAAAGCGCCCCCGCCTCGCCCCGCAGGTCGCAAGGTGGGTTCCGTCTCTGAACTGGTCGCAGCCTTGAAAGAGCGGGGTGCCCTTTGA